The following coding sequences are from one Roseburia hominis A2-183 window:
- a CDS encoding D-alanine--D-alanine ligase family protein, with translation MKIVVLAGGLSTERDVSFKTGEMVTKALRENGHQVILLDVFMGYSDKEEDLTGIFDRAEAVSVKVAAIPETAPDLEKVKAQRKDQSDNFFGPNVIELCRMADIVFMALHGENGENGKIQAAFDLFGIRYTGTGYLGSALAMNKGMAKQLFLENGIPTPRGTSLKRGEDAAKIETCGIHFPCVVKPCSGGSSIGVSIVHDKAEYEQALKEAFRWENELVIEEYVKGREFSVGVIDFQALPIIEIAPVEGFYDYKNKYKAGSTVETCPAELSEQITKEMQGYAEKVAEVLGLNTYSRTDFLLDAEDHIFCLEANTLPGMTPTSLLPQEAKVTGVDFNQLCEKLIESSMRKYKN, from the coding sequence ATGAAGATAGTTGTTTTGGCAGGGGGGCTCAGCACAGAGAGAGATGTGTCCTTCAAGACAGGAGAGATGGTTACGAAAGCACTCAGAGAGAACGGACATCAGGTAATTTTACTTGATGTTTTTATGGGATATAGCGATAAGGAAGAAGATCTTACCGGAATTTTTGACAGAGCCGAGGCGGTCAGCGTCAAGGTGGCGGCGATTCCGGAGACCGCGCCGGACCTGGAAAAAGTAAAGGCGCAGAGAAAGGATCAGTCGGATAATTTCTTCGGACCGAATGTCATCGAGCTTTGCCGGATGGCGGACATCGTGTTTATGGCGCTTCATGGAGAGAACGGAGAGAACGGTAAGATCCAGGCGGCGTTTGACCTGTTTGGCATCCGCTACACAGGAACCGGATATCTGGGCAGTGCGCTTGCCATGAACAAAGGAATGGCAAAGCAGCTGTTCCTCGAGAATGGAATCCCGACGCCGAGAGGCACGTCCTTAAAGCGTGGCGAGGATGCGGCAAAGATCGAGACCTGTGGAATTCATTTCCCGTGCGTGGTAAAGCCGTGCAGCGGCGGATCAAGCATCGGCGTATCGATCGTGCACGACAAGGCAGAATACGAGCAGGCATTAAAGGAGGCGTTCCGCTGGGAGAATGAGCTGGTCATTGAGGAATATGTAAAAGGAAGAGAATTTTCTGTCGGCGTCATCGATTTTCAGGCGCTTCCGATCATCGAGATCGCGCCGGTGGAAGGCTTCTATGATTATAAGAACAAATACAAAGCGGGAAGTACGGTAGAGACCTGCCCGGCGGAGCTGTCCGAACAGATTACAAAGGAAATGCAGGGCTATGCAGAGAAGGTGGCAGAGGTGCTTGGACTCAACACTTACTCGCGCACAGACTTCCTTCTGGATGCGGAAGATCACATTTTCTGTCTGGAGGCGAACACACTTCCGGGCATGACGCCGACCAGTCTGCTGCCGCAGGAGGCAAAGGTGACCGGCGTGGATTTCAACCAGCTCTGTGAGAAGCTGATCGAGAGTTCCATGCGCAAGTACAAGAATTAA
- a CDS encoding UDP-N-acetylmuramoyl-tripeptide--D-alanyl-D-alanine ligase, with amino-acid sequence MKNMTLEHIAQACGGTYIGEECDRKKEIQGAVIDSRLVGEGYLFIPIRGARVDGHDFIPAVFEKGALAVLSEQRLEHPAGPYILVDSTEEAMKKIAAFYRRSLDIKVVGITGSVGKTSTKEMIASVLSEKYRVLKTEGNLNNEIGLPLTIFKIREEHQVAVLEMGISEFGEMHRLAEMAQPDICVITNIGLCHLENLITRDGILKAKTESFEHLAPDGIAVLNGDDDKLCDKKMVNGRPAVFYGIGQEAKTAETETGSKRLAEKEVYATDVEAIGLEGTKAVIHTPEQQFEVVIPIAGEHNVYNALAAVCVARRLGLDAEEMKLGIEHAHTIGGRSNLIRKNGITIIDDCYNANPVSMMASIDVLSQAKGRKIAVLGDMGELGSEEKKLHGMVGTHFAGKKIDALFVTGTLAGEIAEEARRVAPETRVYAEPDKEALEEALLEYRRPGDTILVKASHFMGFSEIVKKLEQPQ; translated from the coding sequence ATGAAAAATATGACATTGGAGCATATCGCGCAGGCGTGCGGCGGTACATACATCGGGGAAGAATGCGACCGCAAAAAGGAGATTCAGGGGGCGGTGATTGACAGCCGTCTGGTCGGGGAGGGATATCTGTTTATTCCCATCCGCGGAGCGCGCGTCGACGGACATGATTTCATTCCGGCGGTTTTTGAAAAGGGAGCGCTTGCCGTGCTCTCCGAGCAGCGGCTCGAGCATCCGGCAGGACCGTATATTCTGGTTGACTCTACGGAGGAAGCCATGAAGAAGATCGCGGCGTTCTACCGCCGCTCACTCGACATCAAAGTCGTGGGGATCACAGGAAGCGTTGGAAAGACCAGCACAAAAGAGATGATTGCGTCGGTGCTCTCCGAGAAATACCGCGTGTTAAAGACCGAGGGGAATCTGAACAATGAGATTGGACTTCCGCTGACGATCTTTAAGATCCGGGAGGAACATCAGGTGGCGGTGCTCGAGATGGGAATCTCTGAGTTCGGTGAGATGCACCGTCTTGCAGAGATGGCACAGCCGGATATCTGCGTCATTACCAATATCGGCTTATGTCATTTGGAGAACCTCATCACAAGAGACGGCATTTTAAAGGCGAAGACGGAGAGCTTTGAGCATCTGGCACCGGACGGGATCGCCGTATTAAACGGGGATGACGATAAGCTCTGTGACAAAAAGATGGTGAATGGCAGACCGGCGGTGTTCTATGGAATCGGACAGGAAGCAAAGACGGCAGAGACAGAGACCGGCAGCAAACGGCTCGCGGAAAAGGAAGTGTACGCGACCGATGTGGAGGCGATCGGCCTTGAGGGAACGAAGGCGGTCATTCACACGCCGGAGCAGCAGTTTGAGGTGGTGATCCCGATTGCTGGTGAGCACAATGTATACAACGCGCTTGCAGCAGTCTGCGTGGCAAGACGGCTGGGACTTGATGCGGAGGAGATGAAGCTTGGAATTGAGCATGCGCACACGATTGGCGGGCGGAGTAATCTGATCCGGAAAAACGGCATCACAATTATCGACGACTGCTACAATGCGAATCCGGTGTCCATGATGGCTTCCATAGACGTGCTGTCCCAGGCGAAGGGACGAAAGATTGCCGTGCTCGGCGATATGGGAGAACTCGGCAGTGAGGAAAAGAAGCTGCACGGAATGGTCGGCACACACTTTGCGGGGAAGAAGATCGATGCGCTGTTTGTGACCGGAACACTTGCAGGGGAGATTGCGGAGGAGGCGCGGCGTGTAGCGCCGGAGACCAGGGTCTATGCGGAACCGGACAAAGAGGCGCTGGAGGAGGCGCTGCTGGAGTACCGCAGACCGGGGGATACCATTCTGGTAAAGGCGTCCCATTTTATGGGATTTTCGGAGATTGTGAAAAAATTGGAACAGCCACAGTGA
- a CDS encoding shikimate kinase, translating to MKKNIILIGMPGVGKSTVGVVLAKVMGYQFIDADLVIQEKEGKLLREIIAEVGPEGFLKVENRINSGIEAEHAIIATGGSVVYGAEAMEHLGRIGTVVYLKLPYRELERRLSDIKGRGVVLRDGQTLHDLYEERVPLYEKYADVIVDEHHLNVEQTIEKIMELKERFQ from the coding sequence ATGAAAAAGAATATCATACTGATTGGAATGCCCGGTGTCGGAAAGAGTACCGTTGGCGTGGTTCTTGCAAAAGTGATGGGATACCAGTTCATTGATGCCGATCTGGTGATACAGGAAAAGGAAGGAAAGCTTCTGCGTGAGATTATCGCTGAAGTCGGACCGGAGGGATTCCTTAAGGTGGAGAACCGCATCAACAGCGGGATCGAGGCGGAACATGCCATTATTGCAACCGGCGGGAGCGTGGTGTACGGAGCGGAAGCGATGGAACATCTTGGCCGGATCGGTACGGTGGTTTATCTGAAACTTCCGTACCGGGAATTGGAGCGCAGGCTCTCGGACATCAAGGGAAGAGGGGTTGTCTTAAGAGACGGACAGACACTTCATGATCTCTATGAGGAACGTGTGCCTTTGTACGAGAAATATGCGGATGTGATTGTGGATGAACATCATTTGAACGTGGAACAGACAATTGAGAAAATTATGGAATTGAAGGAACGCTTTCAATGA